GTTTCACTTCAAAATGCAACTGATCACCTGGCTCAACAACTCGCTTGAAACGAGCATTATCAATACCGGCAAAATAATACAGCACATCTGTAGATGGCTTATCACTCATGGTTTTAAATGCCAACAGGCCAGTTGCTTGTGCCATGGCTTCCAGGATCAGTACACCAGGCATAACTGGTTGTACTGGGAAATGTCCTTGGAAAAACGGTTCATTAATGGTGACATTTTTGATGGCGTGCAGGGTTTCACCTGGGGTGAAATCCAGAACGCGATCGATCAACAGAAATGGATATCTATGGGGCAAATACTGCAGTATTTCCTTGATATCCATTGTGTTCATTTCGTTCGACACGTGTTCATTTCCTCGAGCCGCCGCAGCGGCCATAATCAGTTTTCAGTTTTTTTCTCAATGTTTTTCACCCGCTGGAACAGATCATCCAACTGGCGGAAACGCACAGTATTTTTACGCCATAGACGATTATCCATCGCCACGGTCGCAGAAGATAAAATACCGGGTTCTTTCACTGAGTTAATGATGTTAGTGCTGCCGGTAATATGAACACCATCACAGATGTTCAGATGACCGGAAATAGCACAGTTACCGCCGATAATACAGTGTCGCCCGATAGTGACACTGCCTGCCACCACCGTACAGCCAGCAATCGCGGTATTGGCTCCGATAACATCGTTATGGGCTATCTGAACCTGATTATCAATAATAACACCATCGTGTATTTCAGTGTGAGCTAGTGCGCCACGGTCAATCGTAGCTCCAGCACCGATTTCAACTCGGTTACCAATGCGCACGCCGCCTGTCTGAGGGATCTTGACCCAGGTGCCACGCTCATTAGCATAGCCAAAGCCGTCTGATCCAATCACAGTGCCAGAATGCACAATACAATCCATACCGAGTTGAACATTGTGATAAATCGTGACATTGGCCCACAAGCGGGTGCCGCTGCCAATCACACAGTCCTGGCCGATAACCGTACCGGCACCGATCTGCACATGTTCACCCAAGATAACATTGGCCTCAATCACAGCATTGGCGCCAATGGCAACACCTTCACCCAACTTGGCTGTTGGATCGATCACCGCTGACGGATGAATATCATCAGCCGCTTTGGGCGTGGTATCCAGTAATTGGGCTACACGAGCAAACCCCACATAAGGGTCTTGCATCACCAGGGCCGCGCCCTGATAGTTTTCGGCATCTTTTTCTGACAACAAAACCGCACTGGCCTGAGTTTGCTCAAGCTGGGCGCGGTATTTGCTGTTGGCCAGAAAAGTCAGCTGGCCACTTTGGGCCTGCTCCAGGGTAGAAACACTGTCGATAACAATATTTTCATCACCCTGAACCCGGGCATTCAATAGAGTGCCCAGCTCTTTTAAGGTCACGCTTTTCATTCAATTATTGGCCTTTACTTAAGGCTTCCACTACTTTGTTGCTAATATCGGCATCGGCTTTGACATATACGGCAGCACCACGCTGCAGCACCAGATCATATTTGCCTTTCTCTGCGATGTTATTGATGACTTTCTGAACCTGACCTAACAGTTTGTTCTGCTCTTCACCCTGACGGCGACGCAGGTCCTCATCCAAGGCTTTTCCCTTCAATTGCAGCTCAGCCTGCAGGGATTCCATTTTACGCACCAGATCGGTTTTCTGAGTTTCGCTCATCAGTGCACCATCACGTTGCTGCTTTTCAGCCAAGCCACGCAATTCGTCCTGCATCTTTTTCACTGCAGCAACACGGTCACCAAATTCGGTCTTCAGCTGCTGAGCAATCTGTTCACGTTGTGGCAGCTGCTCAAATACAGAGCCCATATCAACCACAGCAATTTTTTCAGCATTGGCGGCCAGTGGCGCACCCAACAGCACTAACATCATCAGTGCGCGATTAACCATCTTTTTCAAAATAAACTCCTTTGTGCCTGCTTGTTCTAGTTATGAAACGTGCCAAGTGTATGTGTTTTAGAAAGTCCTGCCAATATTGAAGGAGAAGATCTCAGTATCATCATCCTGATACTCTTTCAGCGGCCAGGCCAAACTGAACACCATGGGACCCATAGGTGATAGCCACTGAACGCTCATCCCCCAAGACGCCCGAATATGCGCGGGATCACTGTAATCCTGCAGCTTATCAAACTCACTGGCTGGCAAGGTTTTTCGGTATTGATCCAGATTAAATTCAGTATCCCAAACGTTACCGGCATCGACGAAGAAGCTGGTCCGAACTGAGTTGCTGTAGGCTTCATCTAAAAATGGCGTCGGAACAATCATTTCCAGACTGGCCACCGCCATAGCATTACCGCCGATGCTGCGACCATCATCAACCACTACATGAGGAGTTGTACCATTACCGCTACAATTATTGCCACCAGGGCCCGGCACACAAGTATTATTGTCATCCACTACATAGAAGGAACGCGGACCAACCGAGTTAGACTTAAAGCCCCGCAGTGATGTTCCACCCAGGTAATAGTTTTCCCAGAATGGCAGCACCTGTTCATTGCCATGGAATTTACCATAACCATTGCCATAACCGGCCTTGGCACGCGCCAAGACAACGAACTTATGATCCCGAGTCAACGGGAAGTAGAAGTTAGTATCAAATTCCGTTTTAAAATACTGCAAGTCAGATCCCGGTACCGTCATCTTACCGGACAAACGTTGTGAATTACCTGCAGTTGGGAAAGTACCTCGGTTCAATGTTGAACGGTACCAGCCTAAGTTCAGTTCAAAGTTGTTAAAACTGAGATCGGCATTGGGATCCTGACTCTGGCTATAAATTTGATAAAAACGCTTTACATGCTCGTAGTAACTGTCCACTTCTGAAATGGTGTTATGACGGAAACCAACCCCGGCATTAATGCGATTATTTTCATTGATGGGGAAACCGGTATTTAATGCCACACCATAAGATTTGTTCTTATAGCGTTCCAAATCTGCATCATTGGCATCAAATTCATTCCAGTAAATACTACCACCTAAGCTAACGCCATCTTTAGTGAAATATGGATCTGTGTAGGACAGATTGACGTTTTTAGAATATTTATTGGTCGATAAATTAACGCCAACCTGATTACCCGTGCCAAGAAAGTTATTTTGCTTCACACCAAACTGCAAGCTAAGGCCAGATTCTGTACCATAGCCAACACCGGCATTAAATGATCCAGAAGGCTGTTCTTTTACAGTAAAGTTAACATCCACTAAATCATCACTGCCAGGCACCTGCACAGTTTCGGTATCGACCGTCTCAAAAAAGCCCAGTCGGTTCAGGTTCAGCTTCGACTGCTCAACTAAGGCTGAATTGAGCCAAGAGCCTTCCATCTGGCGCATTTCCCGGCGCAAGACTTCATCTTTGGTGACTTCGTTGCCGCTGACATTAATATTGCGGACATAAACACGCTTGCCCGGTTTAATATTGATATTCAACGTCACTTCCTGCGTCTTATCATCAATTTCCGGGAAAGTTTTTACTTCAGGATAGGCGTAACCGAAGCGGCCTAAATATTTGGCATACATCTCTTCAGTAAAGGTAACATCGCCACCATCATAAATACTGCCATCTTTAATTGGCAAAATGGACTTCATCAACGCTTCACGGCCAAGCAAATCGCCGGTCAGATTGACGGCTTTGACTTTATATTGCTTACCTTCATCCATGTTAATGGTGATATACAGCCCTTTGCGATCTGGCGTCATCGCAACCTGAGTCGAGGTGATCGCAAAACGGATATAACCATCGTTGTGATAGGCGTTCTTAATGGTTTCTAAGTCCGCTTGCAGCTTCTGCTTTTGATAACGACGCTCGCCAAACAGATCCCACCAGGCAACATAGTCTTTTAGTTCAATCATGCCGCGTAATTGGGCATCAGTGAACACAGTATTACCAACAAAGTTAATCTGTTTAATTTCGGCGGCTAAGCCTTCAGTGAATTTGAATTTCAACTCCACTCGGTTACGGGGCAGGTTAATAATCTGGGCCTGTACTTTGGCGCCATATTTACCAACACCGTAATAAAAATCCTGCAGCCCTTTTTCAATGCCTGAGATCATGGTGCGGTCTAGGGCCTCACCCACTTTAACCCCGCTGCCATTCAAACTTTCTTTGAGCTGTTCATCTTTAATGTCTTTATTACCTTCAAAGGTAATAACACTGATGGTCGGCCGCTCTTTCACGGTGACAATCAATACTCCGCCATCATGGCTGACTTTGACATCTTCAAAGTTTGTAGAGGCATACAAGCTTTTAATCGCCTGCTGTAATTTGGTTTGATCCAGCACATCGCCAACTTTGATCGGTAGATTCAGCAATGCCGCACCCAAGGCGACTCGCTGTAATCCATCGACCTGAATATCCGTGATTTTAAATGGCTGAAACCCGGCTTGGGCATTCCCTGAAATAGTCGCACCGACCAATAACATCGAGGCAAAAAGTTTATTCAATCTCATAGAGCACTTCTAATTATTTGTCTGTCCCTGCTCAGAGTCGGGCAAAATCATTGAACAGCGCAATGCTCATCAAGATCAGCAGCATGGCTGCCCCAAATCTGAATCCAATTTCCTGAACTTTTTCAGGCACGGGTTTACCTGTGACCAATTCGGCCAGGTAGTACATCAGGTGTCCCCCATCGAGCACTGGCAACGGTAAGAGGTTGGCAATGCCGAGGTTAACGCTAATTAGCGCCAGGAACCCCAAAAAATAAACCAATCCAAATTCTGCACTGTGCCCGGCTCCCTGTGCGATAGAGATAGGTCCGCTTAAATTACTCACCGATACGGTACCAGTCAGCAATTTGCCGATCATTTTGAAGGTAACCACTGCTAACTGCCAGGTTTTCTCTGCAGCGGCGTCAAACGCGTCTACTATGCCATACTGAAGTTGCAAACGCATGTTTTGTGGCCATTTTTCAACAACCGGCGTAATTCCTAATAAACCAATTTCTTGGCCATTAGCGCCCTGAGTTGCATGGGGCTTAACATCTAGCGTCATAGGCTCCCCTGCGCGAAGCAAGGTAAAACGCATCAACTGATTAGGCGATTGCCGGATAAGTTCAGATGTTTTCTGCCAACCAGGATAAGGCTCGCCATTAATTTGCTGTAGTACATCCCCCACTTGGAATCCAGCTTGCGCTGCGGCACTGCCACGGCTAACCGCTGCAATTTCAGGCTTAATCCCAGGACGATACATCCCTAGCCCTAAACTGGTAATGGGTGACTCTTTTTCCGGATCAAACTGCCACTGACGGGTATCCAGCCGATAAGTATGACTGCTACCGGCATCCTGAACCCCTCCCACTGGGGCCAGTGACATAGTGATACTGTCATCGCCAATATGGCTGACTAAGGCCAGATTGACCTCTTCCCAGTTACGTACTGGCTGCCCATCTACAGCGACAACCTGCTGAGGTGAACCATCTAGTTGGATCACCGCGGCAGGACTGCCTGGCATCACACTGTCAATGACAGGTTTTACCGCTGGCACCCCAATGAGATACATGGCATATAACGCAAAAATGGCAAACAAAAAGTTTGCCATTGGCCCTGCGGCCACGATTGCAATACGCTGCCAAACTGATTTTCGGTTGAATGCCTGAGATTGCAGTTCTGCCGGTACCGGCTCAACTCGTTCATCGAGCATTTTGACGTAACCACCAAGCGGGATCAGCGCAATGACATATTCAGTGCCATCTTTACCAATACGCCGCCAAATGGCCTTGCCAAAACCAATAGAGAAGCGCTCTACTTTTACTCCACAGCGACGAGCCACCCAAAAGTGGCCATATTCATGTGCGGTAATAAGCAGACCGAGTGCAACAATAAACGAGCCTAGATTCCACAGAAAATCGTACATTCAATTCCTATTTATCAGTTCATCCGGCTGAGGATTTCCCCGGCGACCTGTCGGGTCTGGGCATCCAATGCCAAAATATCTTCCAATGATGTCAAGCTGTTGCAAGTCAAATTCTGCAGACACTGAGCATTCACTTTCGCAATATCGGTAAAGCCAATATTACCGGCCAAAAACGCAGCAACAGCCATTTCATTGGCTGCATTGAGCACAGTGGTCGCTTCCT
This region of Shewanella sp. NFH-SH190041 genomic DNA includes:
- a CDS encoding OmpH family outer membrane protein; the encoded protein is MVNRALMMLVLLGAPLAANAEKIAVVDMGSVFEQLPQREQIAQQLKTEFGDRVAAVKKMQDELRGLAEKQQRDGALMSETQKTDLVRKMESLQAELQLKGKALDEDLRRRQGEEQNKLLGQVQKVINNIAEKGKYDLVLQRGAAVYVKADADISNKVVEALSKGQ
- the fabZ gene encoding 3-hydroxyacyl-ACP dehydratase FabZ; amino-acid sequence: MSNEMNTMDIKEILQYLPHRYPFLLIDRVLDFTPGETLHAIKNVTINEPFFQGHFPVQPVMPGVLILEAMAQATGLLAFKTMSDKPSTDVLYYFAGIDNARFKRVVEPGDQLHFEVKLLKERRGIGVFYGEAKVDGELVCSAEIMCARREINK
- the rseP gene encoding sigma E protease regulator RseP, with the translated sequence MYDFLWNLGSFIVALGLLITAHEYGHFWVARRCGVKVERFSIGFGKAIWRRIGKDGTEYVIALIPLGGYVKMLDERVEPVPAELQSQAFNRKSVWQRIAIVAAGPMANFLFAIFALYAMYLIGVPAVKPVIDSVMPGSPAAVIQLDGSPQQVVAVDGQPVRNWEEVNLALVSHIGDDSITMSLAPVGGVQDAGSSHTYRLDTRQWQFDPEKESPITSLGLGMYRPGIKPEIAAVSRGSAAAQAGFQVGDVLQQINGEPYPGWQKTSELIRQSPNQLMRFTLLRAGEPMTLDVKPHATQGANGQEIGLLGITPVVEKWPQNMRLQLQYGIVDAFDAAAEKTWQLAVVTFKMIGKLLTGTVSVSNLSGPISIAQGAGHSAEFGLVYFLGFLALISVNLGIANLLPLPVLDGGHLMYYLAELVTGKPVPEKVQEIGFRFGAAMLLILMSIALFNDFARL
- the bamA gene encoding outer membrane protein assembly factor BamA, producing MRLNKLFASMLLVGATISGNAQAGFQPFKITDIQVDGLQRVALGAALLNLPIKVGDVLDQTKLQQAIKSLYASTNFEDVKVSHDGGVLIVTVKERPTISVITFEGNKDIKDEQLKESLNGSGVKVGEALDRTMISGIEKGLQDFYYGVGKYGAKVQAQIINLPRNRVELKFKFTEGLAAEIKQINFVGNTVFTDAQLRGMIELKDYVAWWDLFGERRYQKQKLQADLETIKNAYHNDGYIRFAITSTQVAMTPDRKGLYITINMDEGKQYKVKAVNLTGDLLGREALMKSILPIKDGSIYDGGDVTFTEEMYAKYLGRFGYAYPEVKTFPEIDDKTQEVTLNINIKPGKRVYVRNINVSGNEVTKDEVLRREMRQMEGSWLNSALVEQSKLNLNRLGFFETVDTETVQVPGSDDLVDVNFTVKEQPSGSFNAGVGYGTESGLSLQFGVKQNNFLGTGNQVGVNLSTNKYSKNVNLSYTDPYFTKDGVSLGGSIYWNEFDANDADLERYKNKSYGVALNTGFPINENNRINAGVGFRHNTISEVDSYYEHVKRFYQIYSQSQDPNADLSFNNFELNLGWYRSTLNRGTFPTAGNSQRLSGKMTVPGSDLQYFKTEFDTNFYFPLTRDHKFVVLARAKAGYGNGYGKFHGNEQVLPFWENYYLGGTSLRGFKSNSVGPRSFYVVDDNNTCVPGPGGNNCSGNGTTPHVVVDDGRSIGGNAMAVASLEMIVPTPFLDEAYSNSVRTSFFVDAGNVWDTEFNLDQYRKTLPASEFDKLQDYSDPAHIRASWGMSVQWLSPMGPMVFSLAWPLKEYQDDDTEIFSFNIGRTF
- the lpxD gene encoding UDP-3-O-(3-hydroxymyristoyl)glucosamine N-acyltransferase yields the protein MKSVTLKELGTLLNARVQGDENIVIDSVSTLEQAQSGQLTFLANSKYRAQLEQTQASAVLLSEKDAENYQGAALVMQDPYVGFARVAQLLDTTPKAADDIHPSAVIDPTAKLGEGVAIGANAVIEANVILGEHVQIGAGTVIGQDCVIGSGTRLWANVTIYHNVQLGMDCIVHSGTVIGSDGFGYANERGTWVKIPQTGGVRIGNRVEIGAGATIDRGALAHTEIHDGVIIDNQVQIAHNDVIGANTAIAGCTVVAGSVTIGRHCIIGGNCAISGHLNICDGVHITGSTNIINSVKEPGILSSATVAMDNRLWRKNTVRFRQLDDLFQRVKNIEKKTEN